The genomic DNA TGTCGAGATTGGCGTTGATGTGGTCGATGACAGGCTGCATGGCGCTCTGCTTTTCGGTGAAGGCATGCGAGCCGAAGATATCGTCATAGAGCGCCATCGCCGCTTCATAGGCGATCGCCGAAGCCGCGCCGGGCGAAGCGGCTCCCTTGATGAGGCGCAGACTGCAATCGGCAAGGTGATCGATGGTCGCCGGCTGCAGCCGGAATACCGGCCCCGAGACACTGAGGATCGACTTGTGGATGCGCAGCGCCTCCTCGCCGTTCATCGAGATCCAGAAATATTCCCAGCGGTCGCCCTTGGCCAGCCAGTAGCGATGGTTGTGCGGCACCAGCACCAGCAGCGTGTCGTTCGCCTGCAGGCGGTAATTGCGGCTCTCGTAGCGCAACTGACCGGTGCCGCTGATCGTATGCTGGAGAACCGTGAATGGCGTCTGGCCGCGCTTGCGGCCGTCCCAATCGTAGGTCTCGTCCTCGCGCAGCTCGTAGCCCGTGCTGGTCGGCATGGCATGCAGACGCTGGCGGCCGCGCGGCAGCGAAATCGTCCGCATCAACTTTCCGTTGGCGATCAGGTCCTGCAGCACAAAATTACCCTCGAAAGCATAATCCTTCTCTGGCCGCGCCTGCGAATAAGCGCATAATCCGGCTCCTCAAGAACGGGAAAGACCCGCGGTCGAGGAGCGGGCGGGAGGAGAAAAGCCGGATTTCCGGCTTTGAATAGCATGCGCGCGCTGGCGTGCGGCCATATCCTCCCTTGCTGCTCCTTGCCTAACATTCGATTGCATCGAGGTGAAGGTGATGAGTTTCAAAATCGCTATCATTGGCGCCGGCAGCGTCGGTTTCACCAAGAAGCTGTTCACCGACATTCTGTGCGTGCCCGAATTCAAGGACATCGAATTCGCGCTGACCGACATCAGCGAGCACAATCTCGGGATGATCAAGGCGATCCTCGACCGGATCGTGGAAGCAAACAAGCTGCCGACCAGGGTGACAGCGACGACCGACCGCCGCAAGGCGCTGGAGGGCGCACGCTACGTCATCAGCTGCGTGCGCGTCGGCGGCCTCGAAGCCTATGCCGACGACATCCGTATTCCGCTGAAATATGGCATCGACCAGTGCGTCGGCGACACGATCTGCGCCGGCGGCATCCTCTATGGCCAGCGCAACATCCCGGTGATCCTCGACTTCTGCAAGGACATCCGCGCGGTCGCCGAGACCGACGCCAAGTTCCTCAACTACGCCAACCCGATGGCGATGAACACATGGGCCGCGATCGAATATGGCAAGGTCGACACGGTCGGCCTCTGCCACGGCGTTCAGCACGGCGCCGAGCAGATCGCCGAAGTGCTCGGCGCGAAATCGCCCAAGGAACTCGACTATGTCTGTTCCGGCATCAACCACCAGACCTGGTTCATCGAATTGCGGCTGAACGGCCGGCCGATCGGCAAGGACGAATTGATCGCCGCTTTCGAAGCGCATCCAGTCTATTCGAAGCAGGAGAAGCTGCGCATCGACGTGCTGAAGCGCTTCGGCGTCTATTCGACCGAGAGCAACGGGCATCTGTCGGAATATCTGCCCTGGTACCGCAAGCGCCCCGACGAGATCACGCGCTGGATCGACATGTCCGACTGGATCCACGGCGAGACCGGCGGCTACCTCCGCTACTCGACCGAGACCCGCAACTGGTTCGAGACGGAATATCCGCAGTTCCTCGAAGCAGCGTCGAAGCCGATCGACCCAGCCAAACGCTCCAACGAGCATGCCAGTCACATTCTGGAGGCGCTGGAGACCAACCGCGTCTATCGCGGCCATTTCAACGTGAAGAACAACGGCGTGATCACCAACCTGCCGCAGGACGCCATCATCGAGTCGCCCGGCTTCGTCGACCGCTTCGGCATCAACATGGCCGCCGGCATCACGCTGCCGGAGGCATGCGCGGCCACCTGCATATCCTCGATCAACGTCCAGCGCATGTCGGTGCATGCGGCGATCGCCGGCGACATCGACCTCTTGAAGCTCGCCGTGCTGCACGACCCGCTGGTCGGCGCGGTGTCGACGCCGGAGGAGGTCTGGCAGATGGTGGACGAGATGGTCGTCGCCCAGGCCGCATGGCTGCCGCAATACGCCAATGCTGTTCCGGCGGCAAAGGAGCGGCTTTCGAAGTCCAGGGTCAAGACCCGCGAATGGGCGGGGGCTGCGCGGCGCAGCGTGCGCTCGATCGAGGAATTGCGCGCCGAAAAGGCGGCACTCAAACAGGCCGGCTGAAGCTCGTGCATGGAGGCGGCCCCGGGAGGCGGGTCTGCCAGTTCAGCCGTCTGGAATAACGGGCCGAAAGCAGAACAAGTCCTGATCATGTGGGAGGAGACAATGAGGACCTTACGCAGAATTGGCATTGCCGCCGGATTGATGCTCGGCGTTTCAGTTCCGGCACTCACCGCTATCGCTTCCGAGCCGACGGTGCCGCCGCAGCCGGCAACGTTCCCGGCCGAAGGCAAAATCAAGTATGTGGCGCGCGACTCCATCCTGAAGTTCAAAGCGCTGCCCGAATATCGTGAGCCCGACTGGGTGACCGAGAAATACGTCAAGACCGGCAAGCTGCCGCCGCTCAAGGACCGGCTGCCCAAGGAGCCGCTGGTCTTCAAGACGGCCAACATGCCGGACGGCATCGGCGTCTATGGCGACACGATGCGCCATGTCATCGGCGGCAGGCCGGAAGGCTGGAACTACGGCGCCGGCCAGACGCAAGGCTGGGGCGGCATCGACATCGCGCTTTCCGAATGCCTGACACGCACCGCGCCACTGTTCCAGGTCGATGCAAAGGACACCGAGCCTCTGCCGAACCTCGCCAGGAGCTGGGAATGGTCGAAGGACGGCCACAAGCTCACCATGCATCTCGTCGAAGGCGCCAAATGGTCGGACGGCGTGCCCTTCAACGCCGATGATGTCATGTTCTACTGGGATGACGAGGTCGTCGACCCGAACGTCTCGCCGCTGAACGGCGCGACGCCCGAAACCTTCGGCGTCGGTACGACGCTGAAGAAGGTCGACGACTACACGGTGGAATGGACTTTCAAGGAGGCGTTCCCGAGGCAATATCTCTATGCGATGGCCTACGGCACCTTCTGCCCCGGCCCCTCGCACATATTGAAGCCGCAGCATCCGAAATATTCGAAGAATACCTACGACCAGTTCAAGAACGCCTTCCCGCCCGAATTCATGAACATGCCGGTGATGGGGGCCTGGGTGCCGGTCGAATACCGGCCTGACGACATCATCGTCATGCGGCGCAACCCTTACTATTGGAAGGTCGACGAGAAGGGCAACCAGCTGCCTTACCTCAACGAGCTGCAATACAAGCTGTCGACCTGGGCCGACCGTGATGTCCAGGCGGTCGCGGGCTCGGGCGACTTTTCCAATCTCGAGCAGCCGGAGAACTTCGTCGCCTCGCTGAAGCGTGCCGCTGAGAAGAACGCGCCCGCGCGCCTTGCCTTCGGCCCGCGCCTCATCGGCTACAATCTGCGCTTCAACTTCTCCGCCAATGGCTGGGGCAACCCGGACGAGCGCGGCCAGGCGTTGCGCGAACTGAACCGCAACGAGGACTTCCGCAAGGCCGTCACCATGGCGTTCGATCGCAAGGCGCTCGGCGATTCCCTGGTCAAGGGACCGTTCACCGCCATCTATCCCGGCGGCTTTTCATCCGGCACCAGCTTCTATGACCGCAAGTCGACCGTCTACTATCCCTTCGATCTCGAAGGCGCCAAGGCCGAGCTTGCCAAGGCCGGCCTCAAGGACACGGACGGCGACGGCTTCGTGAACTTCCCGGCAGGCACCGCCGGCGGCAAGAATGTCGAGATCGTGATGCTGGTCAACAACGACTACACGACCGACAAGAGCCTCGCCGAGGGCGTGGTCGCCCAGATGGAAAAGCTTGGGCTACGGGTCGTGCTCAACGGGCTCAACGGCACCCAGCGCGACGCCGCCGAATATTCCGGCCGCTTCGACTGGCTGATCCGGCGCAACGACACCGAGCTGACGTCGGTGGTACAGAACACCGAGCAACTCGCGCCGGTCGGCCCCAAGACCAGCTGGAACCATCGCGCGCCGGAAAACGGCGAGGTCGACCTGATGCCCTTCGAGAAAGACCTCGTCGACATAGTCAACAAGTTCGTTTCGACGCAGGACAACGATCAGCGCGCCGACCTGATGAAGAAGTTCCAGAAGATCTCGACGGAAAATGTCTACAATGTCGGCCTGACGGAATATCCAGGCGCGCTGATCGTCAACAAGCGCTTCTCCAACATCCCGCAGGGAACACCGATCTTCATGTTCAACTGGGCCGAGGATTCGATCATACGCGAACGCGTCTTCGTCGCGGCCGACAAGCAGGGGAAATATGAGCTCTTCCCCGAGGAGCTTCCCGGCAAGCCCGGAGACAAGGGGCCGATGAACTAGTTAACCTCCCTGACGAAGAGAACTCCGGTCGCGCCAGCTGGCGCGGCCGGACAAAGCCAAATCTCCGGTGACGCCCAGGGAGCGACCGGGCAGAAAGGAAGCGGACGATCCGATGTTGCGATTCCTGCTCATGCGCATAGCGTCGGCGCTTCCCGTCCTCGCCATCTTGAGCCTCGTCACCTTCGCCATCATCCAGGCGCCGCCGGGCGACTACGCCGACTATATCCGCTCGCAGTTGATCAACCAGGGCGGCGCCTCATACGCCGAGGCTGAAGCGCAGGCTCAGGCTTACCGTGTCGAACACGGCCTCGATAAGCCATTGCCCGTCCAGTATCTCAACTGGATCGGCGGCATCGTCACGCGCGGCGATTTCGGCTACAGCCTCTACTACAACAAGCCGGTGGCCGACGTGGTGGGCGAGCGGCTGCCGCGCACGCTGCTTTTGGCACTGGTCTGCCATCTGCTCGCTTCGGTGCTGGGCATAAGTTTCGGCATATGGGCGGCGACCCGGCAGTATTCCTGGATCGACTCCACGCTTTCGGCCATCTCGTTCCTCGGCATGACGGTGCCGCGCTTCCTGATGGCGCTGATCATCGTCTATCTCCTGGTCTTCCAGTTCAACGTCTCGGAGATCGGCTCGTTCTTCTCGCCGCAATATGGCGGCGCGCCATGGTCGTGGGCGAAGTTCGTCGACCTGGTGAAACATGTCTGGCCGGTTGTGGCGATCGCGACCTTCGGCGGCCTCGCCTACAACATGCGCGTCATGCGCGGCAACCTGCTCGACACGCTCAACGCGCAATATATCGAGACGGCGAAAGCCAAGGGCCTGACCGGCGGCGCGGTCGTGATGCGCCATGCCGTGCCCAACGCGCTGCATCCTTTGGTCATGTATCAGGGCGTGGTGCTGCCCTACATGCTGACCGGCGAGATCGAGACGGCGATCATCTTCGCGCTGCCGACCGTCGGCCCGGCGATCGTCGGCTCGATGGCGGTGGGCGACGTCTATGTGACGGCGACCTTCATGATGGTGCTGTCGGCAACGCTGATCGTCGGCAACATCATCGCCGACATGCTGCTCGCCCTTCTCGACCCGCGCGTGCGCCAGTTCGGGGAACATTAGATGCTGGCGCGCGACCCTTCACCCCCACCGCCGGCCGAAGGAGCGGTGAGCCAGCCCGCACACGGCAATGAAAGCTACATCGCGCTGGTCTGGCGCCGGCTGAGGCGCTCCTGGACCGGTATGGCCGGGCTTTGCCTTGTCGTGCTGTTGCTGATGATGGCGGTCTTCGCGGAATTCCTGGCGCCTCTGGACCCCAAGGCGACCGATATCGCCTTCGCGCCGCCGGAGGTGCCAAGCTTCCACGACAAGGACGGCAATTTCGTCGCCCGGCCGAGGATCTATGCGCTGGCCGAATCGGCCGACCTCGA from Mesorhizobium sp. M1E.F.Ca.ET.045.02.1.1 includes the following:
- a CDS encoding AraC family transcriptional regulator; this encodes MRTISLPRGRQRLHAMPTSTGYELREDETYDWDGRKRGQTPFTVLQHTISGTGQLRYESRNYRLQANDTLLVLVPHNHRYWLAKGDRWEYFWISMNGEEALRIHKSILSVSGPVFRLQPATIDHLADCSLRLIKGAASPGAASAIAYEAAMALYDDIFGSHAFTEKQSAMQPVIDHINANLDKPLPVADLVEISGLSRAHFSRCFAESEGLPPAEFVLQQRLQRAAKLLTKADFLPVKEVAVLCGFEDANYFSKVFRRCYGINPTQFRTTGMYASRGNHR
- a CDS encoding alpha-glucosidase/alpha-galactosidase translates to MSFKIAIIGAGSVGFTKKLFTDILCVPEFKDIEFALTDISEHNLGMIKAILDRIVEANKLPTRVTATTDRRKALEGARYVISCVRVGGLEAYADDIRIPLKYGIDQCVGDTICAGGILYGQRNIPVILDFCKDIRAVAETDAKFLNYANPMAMNTWAAIEYGKVDTVGLCHGVQHGAEQIAEVLGAKSPKELDYVCSGINHQTWFIELRLNGRPIGKDELIAAFEAHPVYSKQEKLRIDVLKRFGVYSTESNGHLSEYLPWYRKRPDEITRWIDMSDWIHGETGGYLRYSTETRNWFETEYPQFLEAASKPIDPAKRSNEHASHILEALETNRVYRGHFNVKNNGVITNLPQDAIIESPGFVDRFGINMAAGITLPEACAATCISSINVQRMSVHAAIAGDIDLLKLAVLHDPLVGAVSTPEEVWQMVDEMVVAQAAWLPQYANAVPAAKERLSKSRVKTREWAGAARRSVRSIEELRAEKAALKQAG
- a CDS encoding ABC transporter substrate-binding protein, encoding MRTLRRIGIAAGLMLGVSVPALTAIASEPTVPPQPATFPAEGKIKYVARDSILKFKALPEYREPDWVTEKYVKTGKLPPLKDRLPKEPLVFKTANMPDGIGVYGDTMRHVIGGRPEGWNYGAGQTQGWGGIDIALSECLTRTAPLFQVDAKDTEPLPNLARSWEWSKDGHKLTMHLVEGAKWSDGVPFNADDVMFYWDDEVVDPNVSPLNGATPETFGVGTTLKKVDDYTVEWTFKEAFPRQYLYAMAYGTFCPGPSHILKPQHPKYSKNTYDQFKNAFPPEFMNMPVMGAWVPVEYRPDDIIVMRRNPYYWKVDEKGNQLPYLNELQYKLSTWADRDVQAVAGSGDFSNLEQPENFVASLKRAAEKNAPARLAFGPRLIGYNLRFNFSANGWGNPDERGQALRELNRNEDFRKAVTMAFDRKALGDSLVKGPFTAIYPGGFSSGTSFYDRKSTVYYPFDLEGAKAELAKAGLKDTDGDGFVNFPAGTAGGKNVEIVMLVNNDYTTDKSLAEGVVAQMEKLGLRVVLNGLNGTQRDAAEYSGRFDWLIRRNDTELTSVVQNTEQLAPVGPKTSWNHRAPENGEVDLMPFEKDLVDIVNKFVSTQDNDQRADLMKKFQKISTENVYNVGLTEYPGALIVNKRFSNIPQGTPIFMFNWAEDSIIRERVFVAADKQGKYELFPEELPGKPGDKGPMN
- a CDS encoding ABC transporter permease, which codes for MLRFLLMRIASALPVLAILSLVTFAIIQAPPGDYADYIRSQLINQGGASYAEAEAQAQAYRVEHGLDKPLPVQYLNWIGGIVTRGDFGYSLYYNKPVADVVGERLPRTLLLALVCHLLASVLGISFGIWAATRQYSWIDSTLSAISFLGMTVPRFLMALIIVYLLVFQFNVSEIGSFFSPQYGGAPWSWAKFVDLVKHVWPVVAIATFGGLAYNMRVMRGNLLDTLNAQYIETAKAKGLTGGAVVMRHAVPNALHPLVMYQGVVLPYMLTGEIETAIIFALPTVGPAIVGSMAVGDVYVTATFMMVLSATLIVGNIIADMLLALLDPRVRQFGEH